In Equus caballus isolate H_3958 breed thoroughbred chromosome 7, TB-T2T, whole genome shotgun sequence, one DNA window encodes the following:
- the CHEK1 gene encoding serine/threonine-protein kinase Chk1 isoform X1 encodes MAVPFVEDWDLVQTLGEGAYGEVQLAVNRRTEEAVAVKIVDMKRAIDCPENIKKEICINKMLNHENVVKFYGHRREGNIQYLFLEYCSGGELFDRIEPDIGMPEQDAQRFFHQLMAGVVYLHGIGITHRDIKPENLLLDERDNLKISDFGLATVFRHNNRERLLNKMCGTLPYVAPELLKRKEFHAEPVDVWSCGIVLTAMLAGELPWDQPSDSCQEYSDWKEKKTYLNPWKKIDSAPLALLHKILVENPSVRITIPDIKKDRWYNKALKKGAKRPRVSSGGVSESPSGFSKHIQSNLDFSPGHAASSEENVKYSSSQPEPRTGLSLWDTSPSYIDKLVQGISFSQPTCPDHMLLNSQLLGTPGSSQNPWQRLVKRMTRFFTKLDADKSYQCLKETCEKLGYQWKKSCMNQVTVSTTDRRNNKLIFKVNLVEMDEKILVDFRLSKGDGLEFKRHFLKIKGKLSDVVSSQKVWLPAT; translated from the exons ATGGCAGTGCCCTTTGTGGAAGACTGGGACTTGGTGCAAACCCTGGGAGAAGGTGCCTATGGAGA agTTCAACTTGCTGTGAATAGAAGAACTGAAGAAGCAGTTGCAGTGAAGATTGTAGACATGAAGCGTGCCATAGACTGTccagaaaatattaagaaagagaTCTGtatcaataaaatgttaaatcatGAGAATGTAGTGAAATTCTATGGTCACAGGAGAGAAGGCAATATTCAGTATCTGTTTCTGGAGTACTGTAGTGGCGGAGAACTTTTTGATAGAATAG AGCCAGACATAGGCATGCCTGAACAAGATGCTCAGAGGTTCTTCCATCAACTCATGGCAGGGGTG GTTTATCTGCATGGTATTGGAATAACTCATAGGGATATTAAGCCAGAAAATCTCCTATTGGATGAAAGGG aTAACCTCAAAATCTCTGACTTTGGCTTGGCGACAGTGTTTCGGCATAATAATCGTGAACGTTTATTGAACAAGATGTGTGGTACTTTACCTTATGTTGCTCCAGAACtcctaaagagaaaagaatttcacGCAGAACCAGTTGATGTTTGGTCCTGTGGAATAGTACTTACTGCAATGTTGGCTGGAG AATTGCCGTGGGACCAGCCCAGTGACAGTTGTCAGGAATATTctgattggaaagaaaaaaaaacataccTCAACCCTTGGAAAAAAATCGATTCTGCTCCTCTAG cTTTACTGCATAAAATCCTAGTTGAGAATCCATCAGTAAGGATTACCATCCCAGACATCAAAAAAGATAGATGGTACAACAAAGCACTCAAGAAAG gggCAAAGAGGCCCCGAGTTAGTTCAGGTGGTGTATCAGAGTCTCCTAGTGGATTCTCTAAGCACATTCAATCCAATTTGGACTTTTCTCCAGGACATGCTGCTTCAAG TGAAGAAAATGTGAAGTACTCCAGTTCCCAGCCAGAACCGCGGACAGGTCTTTCCTTATGGGACACCAGCCCTTCATACATTGATAAACTGGTACAGGGGATCAGTTTTTCCCAGCCCACATGTCCTGATCATATGCTTCTGAATAGTCAGTTACTTGGTACTCCAGGATCCTCACAG AACCCCTGGCAGCGCTTGGTCAAAAGAATGACACGATTTTTTACCAAATTGGATGCAGACAAATCTTACCAATGCCTGAAAGAGACTTGTGAGAAATTGGGCTATCAATGGAAGAAGAGTTGTATGAATCAG GTTACTGTATCAACAACTGATAGAAGAAACAATAAACTGATTTTCAAAGTAAATTTGGTAGAAATGGATGAGAAGATTTTGGTTGACTTCCGGCTTTCTAAG GGTGATGGATTGGAATTCAAGAGACACTTCCTGAA